The Pantoea vagans genome contains the following window.
TGTGTTTGAGCAGGAACCGTCAGTGCCAGCGGCGTTATTAACGCGTGATGACGTGGTGATCACCCCCCACCTCGCCAGCAGCACCGTTGAAACCATGGCAGCGATGGCCGACCTGGTATTTGAAAACCTGCTGGCGTTCTCGCAGGGCGAAGCGGTGCTGACGCGGGTGGTGTAAGGCTTGCAGGTCGCCATTATTGGCAGAATGCTCGTCAGTTAAGCGACTGACGATAACGCCGTCTGGGGTCGCACCGGGGCTGGCGGTCCTCACGCCGCTACGCGGTACCTTCACTTCATTCGTCTGCCTTACGGACCGGTGCAGATGGAACATCTATGTTCCAGCGCCACCTTTCGCCCGCGTCCTGCGGGCTCTCCTGGCATACTCACGCCGTTCAGCGCTGCGGATGCCTGCCCCGGTGCGACCCCAGCCTGCTCATTAGCTTAAGTGCGCGTTGTCAAAAAGGGCACATTGTCTGAGGCCATGACGCCTCTACGACTATCGTGTCTGGTTTTAGTAGGGTGAGCACAGATTTAACTCTTCACACCAAGGCGCAATTTATTGCGTCATGCGAGTCTGCGCACGCTTCTCATGATGTTTTACTGAATCCCAAAATCTTTTTGTAATCCCGTTCAAATACTGACTATAATGTTAAATTATGCACTTGATTGCTGTGCAATCTGTCATTAGCTTTCCCGCAAGTTTTACTTTCAGGCAGGAAGCAAATGACGGGTGCAATTAAACATTTTAGAGATGATTGGCTTCAGCAATTTTTTATCTATGCCACACCGCACAGACATCTCCCCAAGTCGATTGAATCCGCACTGGCGCGCAAACTCGACATTATCAATGCCGCCAAAACGTATCATGATCTGCGATCGCCACCCGGGAACCGTCTGGAAACTCTAAAACCCCCCTTGCAGGGTTATTACGCTATCCGCGTAAATGAGCAATATCGGCTTATTTTTCGTTGGATAAATGGAGAAGCCAGCGATCTTTATCTCGATCCGCATAGTTACAGACACTACCAATAACGACTGTATGTGGTCGGAAACCAACAGTGAAGAGAAGCCGAAATGAATCAGGCAAAGCGTAAGCCCACCAGTGTAGGTGATGTGCTGCAATATGAGTTCCTCGAACCCCTCCATCTTAAAGTCAATGACTTGGCTGAGATGCTGAATGTACACAGAAATACGGCCAGCGCATTGGTCAATAACAACCGCAAAATGACCACTGAGATGGCGTACCGTTTAGCGGCGGTTTTTGCGACCTCTGTCGATTTTTGGCTTAACCTGCAACGCTATCAGGACCAGTGGGAAGTGGAAAATGATGCCCGCACCCAAGAAGAGTTAAGTCGTGTCACGCCGTTAAATACCTTTTTAGCGCAGCGTGGGATTCAGGTTGCCTGACAAGCACCAGACACACATGCCTACATAAAACGTAGCGGTGCAATTCATGAAGTGAACCCCCCACACTGCCGCTACCGCTATGCGCGACATCACGCCGCGACCCGATAGCACAAATCACTCCTGAAGATTATTTGCTCAGCTGCCGATACCTCTCCTTACCATCCACTGATATTAAGGAGAGATATCGTGATAAAGCTGATTACCGTTGACGAACTGCGGCAAGGAATGTTCATCCACAAACTGGAGGTTTGGTGGCTCAAGGACAAACGCATTCGTAACCAAATGCTGATCACTGATAAGCGCCAGATCGCGATGATCCGCAATGAGGGGATCCAGCAGTTATGGATCGATCTCGACAAATCGGTACAGGCACCCGCGAAGCCTGAACCGAAAAAAGAGATTCCTCAAACTCCATTTTTCAAAGAGCTGGATCAGGCGCAGACCCTCTTCAAGCAAGGTAAACCGCAAGTGCTGGCGATGTTCAACGAAGCGCGTATGGGGCAGGGGCTGGATCTCGACTACATGCTGGACCTGGTTGATGACATCGCCGGTTCCATCACGCGTGAACCCACGGCACTGCTCAGCGTGGCGCGCCTGAAGAATCATGATGATTACACCTATCTGCACTCGATGGCGGTGTGCGGACTGATGATCTCGCTGGGCAAGAAAATCGGTCTGGATGAGCACCAACAGCGCCGTGTAGGCATGGGCGGATTGTTGCACGATGTCGGCAAAGCCGCCGTGCCGCTGGAAATCCTCAACAAGCCGGGCAAACTCACCGAAGAAGAGTTCACCATCATGCGCCAGCACCCGATTACCGGGGCGCAATTGTTGATGGAGGCCGATGCCGGTGAAGACCTGTTAGATATCGCGCTGCACCATCATGAAAAAGTCGATGGCAGTGGCTATCCGCATGGCCTCAAAGGCGAGGAAATTTCGCTGTTCTCGCGGATGGCCGCAGTGTGTGATGTTTACGATGCGGTGACCTCCAATCGCCCTTACCGTAAGGGATGGACGCCCGCAGAGGCGATGCACAACATGCTGAGCTGGCGTGGTCACTTCGACAACACGCTGCTGCATGCCTTTGTGCGTACCATCGGTATCTATCCGGTAGGGTCGCTGGTGCGGCTGGCTTCTGGGCGCGTGGCGCTGGTGGTCAAGGCCGGGGAAAAATCTCTGCTGAAACCGAAAGTCCATGTGTTCTGGTCGCTGCATGCGCAGCGCGAAGTCAAACCGGAAGAGTTGGATCTCGGTGACTCATTCTGTACCGACAGCATCACCGGTGCAGAGGACAGCGGCCTGTGGCAAAACGTCGATCTTAATCGCATCTGGGCGCTGGAAACCGCTTAATTCCACAGCATTTTTATACTTTCTTTACGCCAGATTCCTGCCTTTTTACCCCTTCTTTATGCCGCGCCGCGCATGCTTGCAGCACTACCAAATCCTCTGGAGGTTGCTGTGAGCGTGGGCGTGATTGCCGGCATCGTGCTGGTGTTTATTCTACTGGGCTACCTGATTTATGCCCTGCTTAATGCGGAGGCATTCTGATGGCTGCGAATGCATTTTTACTGATTGCGGTATTCCTGCTGGTGCTGATGGTGCTGGCGCAACCGCTCGGGCGTTTTCTGGTGCTGCTGGTGGCCGACAAGCCGTTGCTGCCGCGCACCGAACGCGCGCTGTGGCGACTGGCGGGTGTGGAGAGGGGGGCCATGCGCTGGCCACACTATCTGCTGGCAATCCTGCTGTTCAATGCGCTTGGATTTGGGGTGCTGTTGGCGATTCTGATGCTGCAAGGCACGCTGCCGCTCAACCCGCAGCACTTGCCTAATCTCAGTTGGGATTTGGCACTGAACACCGCGATCAGCTTTGTCACCAACACCAACTGGCAGGCTTATGCGGGCGAAAGTACGGTGAGCTATTTCAGCCAGATGGCGGGGCTCACGGTGCAAAACTTCCTGTCGGCGGCGACCGGTATCGCGGTGGCGTTTGCGCTGATCCGTGGCTTTGCCAATCGCTCACTGGATACGCTGGGCAACGCCTGGCGTGATTTGACGCGTATCATCCTCTACGTGCTGCTGCCGATCAGCCTGGTGATGGCGCTGTTTTTTGTCTCTCAGGGCAGCATCCAGACCTTTGAACCTTACCATGCCCTTACCACGCTGGAAGGGGCGCAGCAAACGCTGCCGCTCGGTCCGGTGGCCTCGCAGGAGGCGATTAAAATGCTGGGCACCAACGGCGGTGGCTTCTTCAACGTTAACTCAGCCCACCCGTTTGAGAACCCAACTGCACTGACCAACTTTGTGCAAATGCTGAGTATTTTCCTGATCCCGGCTGCGCTGTGCTTCACCTTCGGCCAGCATCTGAGCGACCGTCGTCAGGGCCATATGCTGCTGTGGGCGATGACCATTATGTTCGTACTGGCGGTGATCACGGTGATGTGGGCTGAGGTTCGCGGCAATCCACACTTCCTGACGCTGGGGGCGGACAGCGCCATCAACATGGAAGGCAAAGAGACGCGCTTCGGTATTCTCAACTCCAGCCTGTTTGCCGTGATCACCACCGCTGCTTCATGTGGTGCGGTCAACGCCATGCATGACTCCTTCACCGCGCTCGGCGGTATGGTGCCGATGTGGTTGATGCAGTTGGGTGAAGTGGTGTTCGGCGGCGTGGGGGCGGGTCTGTACGGCATGCTGCTGTTCGTGCTGCTCGGGGTATTTATCGCCGGGTTAATGATCGGTCGCACGCCGGAGTACATGGGGAAAAAAATCGACGTGTGGGAGATGAAAATGACCGCACTGGCGATTCTGGTGACCCCTACCCTGGTCCTGCTGGGCACCGCGCTGGCGATGATGACGGACGCCGGACGCGCCGGGATGGCCAACCCAGGCATTCACGGTTTCAGCGAAGTGTTGTACGCCGTCTCGTCGGCTGCCAACAACAACGGCAGTGCCTTTGCTGGTTTAAGTGCCAATACCCCGTTCTGGAACCTGCTGCTGGCCTTCTGCATGTTGGTGGGGCGCTTCGGCATCATCATTCCGGTGATGGCGATTGCCGGTTCGCTGGCGGCGAAGAAAATCCAGCCGGTGGGCAACGGTACGCTGCCGACCCACGGCCCACTGTTTATCGCGCTGCTGATTGGCACCGTATTGCTGGTGGGGGCACTGACCTTTATCCCCGCGCTGGCACTCGGCCCGGTAGCGGAACATCTGCAACTCATTCAGGGATAACGGAATCATGAGTCGTCAACAACTGGCGCTGTTTGATGCGGCGTTAACGCGCACCGCCGTGTTCGATGCGGTGAAAAAACTCGACCCGCGTGTACAGGTGCGCAACCCGGTGATGTTTCTGGTGTGGCTCGGCAGCGTGCTGACCTCGCTGCTGGCCATCGGTATGCTGAGCGGCCATTTAAGCGGCAATGCCGGCTTTACCGCCGGTGTTGCGATCTGGCTGTGGTTCACCGTGCTGTTTGCCAACTTCGCCGAAGCGCTGGCGGAAGGACGCAGCAAGGCGCAGGCCAACAGTTTGAAAGGCATCAGTAAAACCAGTGATGCGAAAAAGCTGGCGGAAGCGCGTTACGGTGCCCAATGGCATAACGTGGCGGCCGATACGCTGCG
Protein-coding sequences here:
- the kdpA gene encoding potassium-transporting ATPase subunit KdpA, giving the protein MAANAFLLIAVFLLVLMVLAQPLGRFLVLLVADKPLLPRTERALWRLAGVERGAMRWPHYLLAILLFNALGFGVLLAILMLQGTLPLNPQHLPNLSWDLALNTAISFVTNTNWQAYAGESTVSYFSQMAGLTVQNFLSAATGIAVAFALIRGFANRSLDTLGNAWRDLTRIILYVLLPISLVMALFFVSQGSIQTFEPYHALTTLEGAQQTLPLGPVASQEAIKMLGTNGGGFFNVNSAHPFENPTALTNFVQMLSIFLIPAALCFTFGQHLSDRRQGHMLLWAMTIMFVLAVITVMWAEVRGNPHFLTLGADSAINMEGKETRFGILNSSLFAVITTAASCGAVNAMHDSFTALGGMVPMWLMQLGEVVFGGVGAGLYGMLLFVLLGVFIAGLMIGRTPEYMGKKIDVWEMKMTALAILVTPTLVLLGTALAMMTDAGRAGMANPGIHGFSEVLYAVSSAANNNGSAFAGLSANTPFWNLLLAFCMLVGRFGIIIPVMAIAGSLAAKKIQPVGNGTLPTHGPLFIALLIGTVLLVGALTFIPALALGPVAEHLQLIQG
- a CDS encoding HD-GYP domain-containing protein, whose translation is MIKLITVDELRQGMFIHKLEVWWLKDKRIRNQMLITDKRQIAMIRNEGIQQLWIDLDKSVQAPAKPEPKKEIPQTPFFKELDQAQTLFKQGKPQVLAMFNEARMGQGLDLDYMLDLVDDIAGSITREPTALLSVARLKNHDDYTYLHSMAVCGLMISLGKKIGLDEHQQRRVGMGGLLHDVGKAAVPLEILNKPGKLTEEEFTIMRQHPITGAQLLMEADAGEDLLDIALHHHEKVDGSGYPHGLKGEEISLFSRMAAVCDVYDAVTSNRPYRKGWTPAEAMHNMLSWRGHFDNTLLHAFVRTIGIYPVGSLVRLASGRVALVVKAGEKSLLKPKVHVFWSLHAQREVKPEELDLGDSFCTDSITGAEDSGLWQNVDLNRIWALETA
- a CDS encoding HigA family addiction module antitoxin, which produces MNQAKRKPTSVGDVLQYEFLEPLHLKVNDLAEMLNVHRNTASALVNNNRKMTTEMAYRLAAVFATSVDFWLNLQRYQDQWEVENDARTQEELSRVTPLNTFLAQRGIQVA
- a CDS encoding type II toxin-antitoxin system RelE/ParE family toxin; this translates as MTGAIKHFRDDWLQQFFIYATPHRHLPKSIESALARKLDIINAAKTYHDLRSPPGNRLETLKPPLQGYYAIRVNEQYRLIFRWINGEASDLYLDPHSYRHYQ
- the kdpF gene encoding K(+)-transporting ATPase subunit F, whose protein sequence is MSVGVIAGIVLVFILLGYLIYALLNAEAF